Genomic window (Candidatus Saccharibacteria bacterium oral taxon 488):
TGCGCCACAGCGAATCTTCTCAATATCAAAACCAGTATCAGGCCATAATCTATCAAATTGACCTGGTTCATACTGATCCGTACCGATCGTCAATCGTTCATTCAAGAATGTACCGACGAGAATTGCCGTCTCGACTACAGGGATATCGTCTGACTGCAATAGATTCAAAACTGTCGTCGCACCAGAAGAATGTCCAACTAAAAGATTATCTGTAAAATCCCAGCCCTGACTCAACAGAAAATGATGATATTCCTCCCTATTGGGCGTGTGGCAATTTGGTAGTTGCGGTTCAAAAACTTTGTAGTTATGCGCTTTTAGCCAATCGTGCAACCAAACAAACCAATGCTCTCCTGGTGTACCATCTGTCCCATGAAGTAAGACCGCCTTTCTCATATAAGTATCTTTCGGATTGCCCGTTTATATACCTCTGGCAGATTATCGAGTTGAAGCGCCGCACGAATAATAAACTTTTGAAACTCAGCCTTGCCAGCCTCACCGTTAAGCTCAGGCCCACCGACCTTTCGGCCTACATCACCAGCAAAGGTAACGATCCCGATATGTGTTGTCGTTCCAAAATCCTTTTTCCAAATATACACATCGACAAGACGTGGTGATACTAGCTCAACACCCAGCTCCTCAGCAATTTCACGAACGATCGTCTGTTCTGGTTGCTCACCCTCATCAAGCCGACCGCCGGGCAACTCCCAATCATTGCGCTCATTTTTTCGTAGCCATATACTGTTACCATCACGAACAATTGCTTTACATGACAGCGTGACTGCTAGATTTCCCCATTCATCACGCAGCGTTACTCGCTGACCAGCCATTGGCTACCCCTCTGCTTCTTTGACCTTCTCCCGAACCTTCTGGTCAATTTCCGCCAGAACCTCAGGGTTTTCTTTCAGATACAATTTAGTTTTATCGCGGCCCTGGCCAATAGTCTCGCCGTTATACTTGTAAAAGGCGCCAGATTTTTCGACAATACCGTGCGTAGCTGCTAAATCCAGAATGTCGCCAGTTTTAGAAATGCCTTCATTATACATAATGTCAAACTCAGCGATGCGGAATGGCGGCGCAATCTTATTCTTCACCACCTTGATCTTGGTGCGGTTACCGAGAATATCATCGCCAACCTTGATCTGCCCAATCCGACGAATATCCACCCGCTGCGAGGCGTAAAACTTCAGTGCGTTACCGCCCGTCGTAGTCTCAGGATTGCCAAACATCACACCAATCTTCATGCGAATCTGGTTGATGAAAATCACCGTCGCTTTCGACTTGTTGATGATACCAGTCAATTTACGCAGCGCTTGGCTCATCAGCCGCGCCTGCAGACCCATGTGCGAATCACCCATATCGCCGTCAATTTCTGCTTGCGGCGTCAATGCTGCCACCGAGTCCACCACAATCAGATCCACCGCGTTTGAGCGCACCAAGGTTTCGGTAATTTCCAGCGCCTGCTCACCGTTGTCTGGCTGCGATACCAGCAGATTCTCGGTGTCCACACCCAACCGCTTGGCATAGCTCGGGTCAAGCGCGTGCTCAGCGTCGATAAACGCCGCCGTGCCGCCCTGTTTTTGAATTTCAGCAATGGCATGCAATGTCAAAGTTGTCTTACCCGAACTCTCGGGGCCGTAAATCTCGATGATGCGTCCCTTTGGATAGCCACCACCCAGCGCCAAATCAAGGCTCAGCGAGCCCGACGGAATCACTTCAACATCAACTTTGTGCGCCTCGCCCAGCTTCATGATCGAGCCATCACCAAACTGCTTGGTGATTTGATCCATCGCCAGACCCAAGGCTTTTAACTTCCCGTCATCAATCTTTTTCTCTGTCACCCGAGCCGTACCAGTCGCGGCGTCTGTTTGATGTTTGTCATCGGTTTTCGCTGTGCTAGCCATACCTCTCCCTCCGTTATCTTATGCTGTATAGTATACCATAAATCAAGCGCCTACCGCGAGCGATGAAACTTTGTTATAATAGACCACATGAAACGACAAGCGGGCTTTACGGTGATTGAGGTGCTGGTGGCGATTATATTTCTCGGCGTGGCCACGGCGGTGGCGTTCACCCAGCTGGTGACGATCCAACGCGAGCACCAAAACGACCGGAAAAAAACCGCTATTAATGCCGTGCATTATAGTCTCGAGGAAGCCTATTACAAGCAGCACGGCTCTTATCCGGAAAAAATTACCGACGAGACGCTGCCGACCATGGATAAGAAGCTACTCAAAGATCCGAGTGGTAAAAAGCTTGGCGACAATGGCAGCGCCTATCGCTACGAACCAACAAACTGTACCGGTGGTAAATGTAAATCATATTCGCTCAGGGCCATGCTTGATGGTGAGGCAGATTTCGTCAAAGACAGCCGCCATAAATAGCTAAATCATAACCAAACTAATCGTAACAGACTGGCCGGCCGTTTTTGAAGGCTTCAATGGCGTTGTTGAGGATGGCCACTTGGTGCTTGGGATTGGCCACGTAATGAAAAATATAAGTCGTCTCCTCACCCTCAGTACTGAGGCGAATGGTGCCGTAGTTAAAGATTGTCTGGGCGATGCCGGCCTGGAAAAAGCTGGCGTCCTCGATACTACCGAGGCTGACTGTCTGCTCGTGCCGAACGAAGAGGCTCTGTTGGATTTCCTGGATGACGCTTTCATTAGTCATGAAAAAATGATTCTGTAGATACACCCACAGAGTGATCGCGCCGCCGAGCACCACCAAGGCAACGAGCAGCAGCGCAATACCTAGCACTGCTCCCGGATTCACCGCCGGAAACAGCGGAATATTAGCGGTCAGCGACGAGAACGAGGCCGCAAATACCAGCAGCACGACGACCAACAGGAGGGTGATGGCTGTAGGAATGACCATGCCGATCGGGTGGCGCTTGATGTCGAGAATGACGTACTCGCCCTCGCTGAGATTGAGCTGCGGATAATCGCGAACGGACTGGTCGTGACGCGCCTTGGTCTCTGGGCTGACTGCGGGAACGGTCGGCTCAAGCGGCCGCGCAGCATGAACAACATTTGGTTCGTTAGCGTACTGGGCACGGATCTGCGGATTGAAATTCTGCCCCTCAATCATCTCTGGCTGGATGGTGACGTGCGAGGCTGGCTGTGGCTCAATCGGCGGCGCGGTCGTCGCCGGTGGCGGTGTCGCGGCAGCCGGCGGATGATGATACAGCGGCCGACCATCAGAATCATACGCAACCGGCTGGGTATAGTCAGGCTCAGGGTTAGTCTGGTTCGGATTCATTAGTTCTAGTATAGCATATCGACCGAATTATGCGACGTCGCGAGCATGTTTTGTCCGATTGTTATGGCGTGGATTACGCTGCGCCACCCGCCGCAGATCCTCGTGCGCATCAAACTCGTCAATGATCTTATGCCCCAGCATCCGCTCCATCACATCCTCCAGGCTGACGATACCAACCGTCTCGCGAAACTCATTCACCACGATGAACAAGTGATGCTGCACTCGCAAAAATGCCGCCAGTGCATGCTGCAACGTCTGATCCTCGCGGATGTAATACACCTTTTTCTCCATGACCGCTCGCACTCGCCTACTTGTTGACGAACGGTTAATTGTCAGTAAGTCTTGAATGTATAGCATCCCTACCACATGATCAATATCACCCTTGATGACCGGAAAGCGGCTATGTCCGGTCTTGTGCAGCGCATCCAATACCAGCGGCCCCAATACCTCATCCTGATCCACCGTATCAATCACGCTACGCGGCGTCATCACTTCCTTGACCGGTACTGCGTCAAACGACAGCACACCGATGACCATCTTTTTCTCATCCTCGCTAAGCGCCTCACCCGCCTGCTCGACCATGGCGACGAGCTCTTCTTTTGACTCAATGTCATAGCCGTCATTGGGCATCGGCGCCACCGAGCGAATCATTGCAAACAACGTCGGAAATTTCTCGATCAGCGCCAAAATTCGCCCCTCATACCGCTCGTAGAGCCGCTGGGAATATTGCTGCCATAATGAAATCCGCGCCAGTGCTCCTATCTCCAATGCGATCACTAGCGAGATAATAATACCCAGTAGCCAATGAAACAACTCCACACCGATGACACTGAGCGTCACCAGCAGCACCGCTGCGATCACCCGCTGCAATGAGAAAATATCCCGCATCAGCGCATGTCGCTTTAACAAATGGCGCGCATCCTGATCACCGCGGCGCGCTCGCCGCTGCAGCTCAAACTTACTGTGTGACGAGGCCTGCGGATGAACGCCCATGACTATTACGAGCAATATCAGCACTATCATATACAGCATTCCTAGCAAAATATCGCTCATGCTGTTCATTGTATACTTTTTATGCTATAATAGCCAGAGTTAATTTGGAGGAAATATGAACGGAAAAACCTGGGCTATCTTTGCAATCGTTGTCGCGGCTATCGTCGGCGGTATGATTTATCTGTCAACACAGAATCGTTTGAACGTTAGTGATATCTCAAATGACGCAGCTATGCGCATCATACCGGCCGAAGCGCGCACTGGTAACATCAGCGAGCACACTATCGGTAATACCAACGGCAAAGTCTTGATGATCGAATACGGCGACTACCAGTGCCCGGGCTGCCGCACTGCTGCACCAGAAGCCAAGCGTGTGGCCGAGAAATACAAGGATCACGTCGCGCTGGTCTTTCGTAATTATCCGATCCCGTCGCTCCATCCAAACGCCCGAGCGGCAGCGGCGGTCGCCGAGGCAGCTGGGCTGCAGGGCAAGTTCTGGGAGATGCACGATCTACTCTACACCAACCAAGGTGCGTGGAGCAATGCCCGTGCCAAAGAACGCACCGACGTCTTCAGTGGCTACGCCAAGCAGCTGGGCCTAAATGTTGAGAAATTTAATGCTGACTTAGCCGGCAGCGCTGTCACGAAGAAAATTGACTTTGACGTGGCGGTCGGGCGACAGTTACAAATTGATGGCACACCAACCTTTTTCATCAATGGCAACAAGCTTAACCTCGGTGACGCTAGCTCTATCGAAAATGCTGTCAAAGACGCCCTGAAAAAAGCCGGCGTCGCAGTTGATGAAGCAAAAAAATAACATCAAATTGATCAAAAGCATTAACTAGTGACCAAGTAAAAATCACCCCGGTGCCTGTGGGGTGATTTTATGCCGTCCCTTTTTATGGACGAGCGCACTTATTGTGCTATGTATGTTTGCCATTTGGCAGGCACCACATCCACTGCGACCTTTTTGCGCCGACTGGTCGACACAACATTGATTGCTATTGGCATGTGTTTCGTACTCCTTTGTACTAGTGCAGCCTCACGCGCTTCGACCTTTATTGCCCACTTTATGATAAGCAGCGACATGCTTCGGCGCGAGACACATCAGCCATGATAGCAAAGACTGATACGAACGTCAAGCAGAAGCTACCTCTGATCTGACCCCTGATACCAGCCTCAAAACAAGCGCAACCGCTTGGCGAAGATATATACAATGCCGATGAGCAGCACCGTAAACCCGGTAATCACCGGATAGGCCCACACCTCGCCCTGAAACGGCAGGGCAATATTCATGCCGTACATACCATAAAACACATTCGGGATCGCCAGGAGAATGGTGATGGCGGTCAAGACTTTCATTCGCTGGTTGAGGACATTATTGGCGATGGTTGAATAGGCGTTATGGATGCTGGTGATGGTCTGGCTGTTGGCGGCGACCATGACGAGTAATTGCTTGACGTGCAGCACCAGATCGCCCAGCGCCTCGAGGTCGCGCACCGTGAACAGGCCGCGGCGATTGAGCGCTAATTGGCCGAGCACGCTCGCTAACCCCTCGAGGCTAGAGTGAAATTCGTTGAGGCTATCTTCGATGGCTACAAACTCGATAAAGTCAGCGTTTTTCACCTCGTGGCGCGACAGCCGGTGCCTGGCCGCAGCGATATTACCAGCAAGGTCATGAATCTGTTGTTCGTACGCAGCCACCGCACAAGCGATGGTCGCTGCGAGGAGGGCGCCGGGCTTGTCGGTCGTAGTTGTGAGAAACGGCTCGGCGGTTTGCGGCGAGAAATTATTGGCAGGATTAATCGTCACGAACTGGGTTTTTGATACAGCGGCCAGTAGCGGCGCGGTCTTTATGGCATTGTCTCGAACCAGCGGCAGCCGCACAAAGACATACTCAATGCCGCCGCTATATTCCATCCGCGGCAGCTCGCGCACATCGGCCGCGTCACGGACGATATTTTCATCAAGGCCGAACTGCTCGGCGAGTTCGCTTGGGCGCAGCGTGCCGCTGACATGCGCCCAGACGCCACGATGAAACTGATGCGTTCGCCCCAACGAATCACCCATACATCGCCGCTCAAAGTAGCCCACCGTCATGCAAAAATTATACCCCAGAAAACACCACTCTGGCAATTAGCCGCGTAGCCGCTTTTCCCTAACTGGCATCACCGCGATCATTGCGACAACCATCAGCCCTGAACTGATCAAAAATACCTGATGCAGCCCATCGGCAAAGGCATGGAGAATGACATTGGTAAATTCCTCCTGCTGCTGGCTGAACTGCTGTTTTGCCTGGGCCTGGGCCGGCGCTGGTAGCCGCTCAAACTCTTGAGCTGCCGCCTTGGCAATCGTCTCTTTTTGAGCATTCAGCCGCAGCAGCACGTCAGCATTCAATTCGCCAGACAACATCTGCTGGGCAGCTGGTGAGCGCTGTAAGCTCTGGATGTATGGCAGCTGATGTGGATCGCCAACATGTGCTAGGATGCCAGCGGTTAATATGCCCGATAATACTGCCGCACCAATTGTCGAGCCCAGCCCACGAAATAGCTGCACGCTGGAGGTCGCCGCACCGAGGTCTTTTTGCGTAAACTCATTCTGCACCGCCAAGGTCAAGATCGGCATCGCCGCGCCGAATCCAAGCCCAACAAATACCGCCACGATAGCTTCGTGCCAATATGGCGATTCTGGCTGTAGAATTGTTAGCACGGCGACACCGACCGCCGTTAGCCCAAAACCGGCCACTATCCAGCGTTTATATGCACCGGTTTTAGCAACCAGCCGACCGATAGTTATCGAGCTTGTTATACTGCCTGCTACCATCGGTAGCAGCATCAGCCCAGCCTGCGAGGCAGTGGCGCCAAACACCTGCTGGTTAAACTGTGTTAGATATAAAATTGCCCCCATAAAGGCCGCGCCAAACAGGCTAGCCGCCGCCATAATCAAACTATATGTCCGATTGGCAAAGAACCGTAGCGGCAGAATCGGCTGCTTGGCTCGCTGCTCGATCAGCACAAAACTCAGCGCCGCCAGTACTGATATCGTTAGTAGCATGCCCTGAACCAACGCTAGGCTAACACCGCGCTCGATTAGTCCCTTAAAGAGCATCTCTGTGTTGTCTACCGCCAGCACCAGTGTCGCCAGAGCAATGGTAATCAATAGCGCACCGATGTAATCAGGCTTGTGCGTGCGGTCATGCTTGATCTGCGGACAATAGCGAATGATGAGCACCGTGGCGATTACCCCGATCGGCACATTGATCAAGAACGTCCAGCGCCAATCACTGACCATGCCAAATAGCGACACACCATCTGTCAGCCAACCACCGATTAACGGCCCGGCTACTGAACTCATCCCAAAGACCGCACCAAACAGTCCTTGCCATTTACTACGTTCCTTTGGCGGAAAGAGGTCGCCGACAATGGTAAAGGCGTTTGCAGTGATGATACCGCCGCCGATGCCCTGCAGCGCCCGCCACGCAATCAGCCACTCGACTGTCGGCGCCAGGCCGCTCAGTAGCGAGCCGATGGTAAAGATACTCACCCCAGCCAGCAGTAGCGGCTTGCGGCCATACATGTCGCTCAACTTACC
Coding sequences:
- the recA gene encoding recombinase RecA; the protein is MASTAKTDDKHQTDAATGTARVTEKKIDDGKLKALGLAMDQITKQFGDGSIMKLGEAHKVDVEVIPSGSLSLDLALGGGYPKGRIIEIYGPESSGKTTLTLHAIAEIQKQGGTAAFIDAEHALDPSYAKRLGVDTENLLVSQPDNGEQALEITETLVRSNAVDLIVVDSVAALTPQAEIDGDMGDSHMGLQARLMSQALRKLTGIINKSKATVIFINQIRMKIGVMFGNPETTTGGNALKFYASQRVDIRRIGQIKVGDDILGNRTKIKVVKNKIAPPFRIAEFDIMYNEGISKTGDILDLAATHGIVEKSGAFYKYNGETIGQGRDKTKLYLKENPEVLAEIDQKVREKVKEAEG
- a CDS encoding magnesium transporter CorA family protein; its protein translation is MTVGYFERRCMGDSLGRTHQFHRGVWAHVSGTLRPSELAEQFGLDENIVRDAADVRELPRMEYSGGIEYVFVRLPLVRDNAIKTAPLLAAVSKTQFVTINPANNFSPQTAEPFLTTTTDKPGALLAATIACAVAAYEQQIHDLAGNIAAARHRLSRHEVKNADFIEFVAIEDSLNEFHSSLEGLASVLGQLALNRRGLFTVRDLEALGDLVLHVKQLLVMVAANSQTITSIHNAYSTIANNVLNQRMKVLTAITILLAIPNVFYGMYGMNIALPFQGEVWAYPVITGFTVLLIGIVYIFAKRLRLF
- a CDS encoding MFS transporter, producing the protein MLHELSIRNKLIVMSAVMSALFLVALDQTIVSTALAAIVKEFNSFSSLGFIVTAYMLTTTVTVPLAGKLSDMYGRKPLLLAGVSIFTIGSLLSGLAPTVEWLIAWRALQGIGGGIITANAFTIVGDLFPPKERSKWQGLFGAVFGMSSVAGPLIGGWLTDGVSLFGMVSDWRWTFLINVPIGVIATVLIIRYCPQIKHDRTHKPDYIGALLITIALATLVLAVDNTEMLFKGLIERGVSLALVQGMLLTISVLAALSFVLIEQRAKQPILPLRFFANRTYSLIMAAASLFGAAFMGAILYLTQFNQQVFGATASQAGLMLLPMVAGSITSSITIGRLVAKTGAYKRWIVAGFGLTAVGVAVLTILQPESPYWHEAIVAVFVGLGFGAAMPILTLAVQNEFTQKDLGAATSSVQLFRGLGSTIGAAVLSGILTAGILAHVGDPHQLPYIQSLQRSPAAQQMLSGELNADVLLRLNAQKETIAKAAAQEFERLPAPAQAQAKQQFSQQQEEFTNVILHAFADGLHQVFLISSGLMVVAMIAVMPVREKRLRG
- a CDS encoding PH domain-containing protein encodes the protein MNPNQTNPEPDYTQPVAYDSDGRPLYHHPPAAATPPPATTAPPIEPQPASHVTIQPEMIEGQNFNPQIRAQYANEPNVVHAARPLEPTVPAVSPETKARHDQSVRDYPQLNLSEGEYVILDIKRHPIGMVIPTAITLLLVVVLLVFAASFSSLTANIPLFPAVNPGAVLGIALLLVALVVLGGAITLWVYLQNHFFMTNESVIQEIQQSLFVRHEQTVSLGSIEDASFFQAGIAQTIFNYGTIRLSTEGEETTYIFHYVANPKHQVAILNNAIEAFKNGRPVCYD
- a CDS encoding type II secretion system protein, with product MKRQAGFTVIEVLVAIIFLGVATAVAFTQLVTIQREHQNDRKKTAINAVHYSLEEAYYKQHGSYPEKITDETLPTMDKKLLKDPSGKKLGDNGSAYRYEPTNCTGGKCKSYSLRAMLDGEADFVKDSRHK
- a CDS encoding CBS domain-containing protein; translation: MNSMSDILLGMLYMIVLILLVIVMGVHPQASSHSKFELQRRARRGDQDARHLLKRHALMRDIFSLQRVIAAVLLVTLSVIGVELFHWLLGIIISLVIALEIGALARISLWQQYSQRLYERYEGRILALIEKFPTLFAMIRSVAPMPNDGYDIESKEELVAMVEQAGEALSEDEKKMVIGVLSFDAVPVKEVMTPRSVIDTVDQDEVLGPLVLDALHKTGHSRFPVIKGDIDHVVGMLYIQDLLTINRSSTSRRVRAVMEKKVYYIREDQTLQHALAAFLRVQHHLFIVVNEFRETVGIVSLEDVMERMLGHKIIDEFDAHEDLRRVAQRNPRHNNRTKHARDVA
- a CDS encoding NUDIX hydrolase, producing MAGQRVTLRDEWGNLAVTLSCKAIVRDGNSIWLRKNERNDWELPGGRLDEGEQPEQTIVREIAEELGVELVSPRLVDVYIWKKDFGTTTHIGIVTFAGDVGRKVGGPELNGEAGKAEFQKFIIRAALQLDNLPEVYKRAIRKILI